A genome region from Arachidicoccus soli includes the following:
- the rsmH gene encoding 16S rRNA (cytosine(1402)-N(4))-methyltransferase RsmH — translation MNKEDQNYHVSVLYQEALEALHIKPDGIYVDCTFGGGGHSRGILKQLNENGRLIAFDQDADAQRNLPEDKRMVFIPQNFKYLQKFLRLYRFPKVDGLLADLGVSSHQFDEADRGFSIRFDGPLDMRMDKRLEITAATLLTNLSEKELVEMFSHYGEVSNAKTLAKHIVANRSVSALANIDAFKNFIAPVVKGNPNKYLAQVFQALRIEVNDELGALKEMLVQLPEVLNESGRAAIITFHSLEDRLVKTFFKQGTFEIEEEHPFLNSTRQNPLINITKKPIVPSERELKENKRSRSAKLRIAEMK, via the coding sequence ATGAATAAGGAAGATCAAAATTATCATGTCTCCGTGCTTTATCAAGAAGCATTGGAAGCACTACATATAAAGCCCGATGGCATATATGTCGATTGCACATTTGGTGGAGGCGGGCACAGCAGAGGAATCTTAAAACAGCTAAACGAGAATGGAAGACTGATAGCTTTTGACCAAGATGCAGATGCGCAAAGAAATCTACCGGAAGATAAGCGTATGGTATTTATCCCGCAAAACTTCAAATATCTGCAGAAGTTTTTGAGGTTGTACAGATTTCCAAAAGTGGATGGTTTATTGGCAGACTTAGGTGTAAGCAGCCATCAATTCGATGAAGCAGATAGGGGATTTTCCATTCGTTTCGATGGTCCATTGGATATGCGCATGGATAAAAGACTTGAAATAACGGCAGCTACTTTATTGACCAACCTAAGTGAAAAAGAATTGGTCGAAATGTTTAGTCATTACGGAGAAGTCTCTAATGCAAAAACACTGGCAAAGCATATAGTTGCCAACAGAAGCGTTTCGGCTTTAGCAAATATAGATGCGTTCAAAAATTTTATTGCACCTGTTGTAAAAGGCAATCCCAATAAATATTTAGCACAAGTATTTCAAGCATTGAGAATTGAGGTAAATGATGAATTGGGCGCATTAAAAGAAATGTTAGTGCAGTTGCCTGAAGTATTAAATGAATCTGGGCGCGCCGCCATCATTACTTTTCATTCTTTAGAAGATAGACTAGTAAAAACATTTTTCAAACAAGGAACTTTTGAAATTGAAGAAGAACATCCTTTTTTAAATTCAACAAGGCAAAATCCTTTAATCAATATTACTAAAAAGCCAATCGTCCCTTCGGAAAGGGAGCTGAAAGAAAATAAAAGAAGCAGAAGTGCAAAATTAAGAATAGCTGAAATGAAATAA
- the mraZ gene encoding division/cell wall cluster transcriptional repressor MraZ has protein sequence MVRFLGEYEVTLDAKGRFLLPSGFKKQLPEAELRFIVNRGFEKCLTLYPANSWEPIHAKISELNDFDPKVRAFRRQFLGGATEVEADSAGRLLLPPTLRDFAGLTKNVILVAAVDKIEIWDADTYKKIFEEFSPEAFSNLAKEVMVKPDATNE, from the coding sequence ATGGTTCGTTTCCTAGGTGAATATGAAGTTACACTCGATGCAAAAGGACGTTTTCTTTTGCCTTCCGGCTTTAAGAAACAATTGCCGGAAGCAGAGCTACGCTTTATTGTCAACCGTGGATTCGAAAAATGTCTCACACTCTACCCTGCAAACAGTTGGGAACCCATACACGCAAAAATAAGCGAACTCAATGATTTTGACCCAAAAGTGCGTGCATTTAGAAGACAGTTTTTAGGGGGTGCAACTGAAGTAGAAGCAGATAGCGCCGGAAGATTACTGCTTCCTCCCACTTTGCGTGATTTTGCCGGACTTACCAAAAATGTAATTCTAGTAGCTGCTGTGGACAAAATCGAAATATGGGATGCAGATACTTATAAAAAGATCTTTGAAGAGTTTTCACCAGAAGCATTTAGCAATTTAGCCAAAGAAGTAATGGTAAAACCAGATGCAACAAATGAATAA
- a CDS encoding UDP-N-acetylmuramoyl-L-alanyl-D-glutamate--2,6-diaminopimelate ligase, protein MLKTLQDILHKVHLTRVNGLLDKLILAVQIDSRKVVKDTLFIAIKGVQNDGHTYIDKAISLGASAIVCETMPKAFQENITYIQVSDSHEAAAIIAHNFYDEPSEKIQLVGVTGTNGKTTIATLLYNLFTGLGYKCGLISTVQNKIGNEVLSSTHTTPDAISLNELLNKMVEKGCFFVFMECSSHAIHQHRITGLHFKGALFSNITHDHLDYHKTFEEYIKVKKSFFDHLSSSAFAISNLDDKRGTVMLQNTKAKKYFYSLKTVADFKGKILENGLTGLVMVVNNKEVSFKLIGTFNAYNLLAVYGAAVCLEQDPNEVLRVLSMTEGAEGRFEYTISPSNIIAIVDYAHTPDALENVLSTIKKLRKGNETVITVFGCGGDRDKTKRPEMAQEASKLSDKIILTSDNPRTEDANEIIKEIEAGLDSAGRKKTISIVDRKEAIKTAISFAESGDIILVAGKGHEKYQEINGIKHHFDDKEVLAEMFALLEK, encoded by the coding sequence ATGTTGAAAACATTACAAGACATATTGCACAAAGTACATTTAACACGCGTTAATGGCCTGTTAGATAAGCTTATTCTTGCTGTACAAATTGACTCAAGAAAAGTGGTAAAAGACACACTATTCATAGCAATAAAAGGTGTGCAAAATGATGGCCATACTTATATAGACAAAGCTATTTCCTTAGGTGCGAGTGCAATTGTGTGTGAGACCATGCCCAAAGCTTTTCAAGAGAATATCACCTATATTCAAGTAAGTGATTCACATGAGGCAGCCGCTATTATTGCACATAACTTCTACGATGAGCCCTCTGAAAAAATACAGTTAGTGGGCGTCACTGGCACAAACGGCAAAACAACTATTGCAACCTTATTATATAATTTGTTTACAGGTCTGGGATATAAGTGTGGTTTGATAAGCACTGTACAAAATAAAATTGGCAACGAGGTTTTATCTTCTACCCACACAACGCCAGATGCAATCTCTTTAAATGAATTATTAAACAAGATGGTAGAAAAGGGCTGCTTTTTTGTGTTTATGGAGTGCAGCAGTCACGCCATTCATCAACATAGAATTACCGGATTACATTTTAAGGGTGCTCTCTTTAGCAATATCACACACGACCATTTAGACTACCACAAAACATTTGAAGAATATATTAAAGTAAAGAAAAGTTTTTTCGACCATTTGAGTTCATCAGCCTTTGCCATCTCCAATTTAGATGACAAACGGGGAACGGTGATGCTACAAAATACCAAAGCAAAAAAATATTTCTACAGTTTAAAAACGGTAGCTGATTTTAAAGGGAAAATATTAGAGAATGGGCTTACAGGATTAGTGATGGTCGTAAATAATAAGGAAGTAAGCTTTAAACTGATTGGAACATTCAATGCCTACAATCTTTTGGCTGTTTATGGTGCGGCAGTTTGCTTGGAACAAGACCCGAATGAAGTTTTACGTGTCTTAAGCATGACAGAGGGTGCAGAAGGCCGATTTGAATATACGATAAGTCCTTCTAATATAATTGCCATCGTGGATTATGCACATACTCCAGATGCACTGGAAAATGTCTTATCTACTATCAAAAAATTAAGAAAAGGAAACGAAACAGTCATCACTGTTTTCGGATGTGGCGGCGACAGGGACAAAACAAAAAGGCCTGAAATGGCGCAAGAAGCTTCTAAACTCAGCGATAAAATAATATTAACAAGCGACAACCCACGTACAGAAGATGCCAATGAGATTATCAAAGAAATAGAAGCAGGTTTGGATAGCGCCGGCAGGAAGAAAACAATCAGTATTGTGGATAGAAAAGAGGCAATAAAGACGGCCATAAGTTTTGCAGAAAGCGGGGATATTATTTTAGTCGCCGGAAAGGGACACGAAAAATATCAAGAAATTAATGGGATAAAACATCATTTTGATGATAAAGAAGTGCTCGCAGAAATGTTTGCATTATTAGAAAAATAA
- a CDS encoding penicillin-binding protein produces MDVKRDILFRVYICFIAIILVCVVIVGKAFYIQQVQGNYWEGMSDSLHQKIQEIDANRGTIYSDNGQMLSTSIPEFDIYIDFGADGLREKNGKRFKENVDSLSIGLANLFKDKTADAYKQLLINGYQHAYRYFPLEKGISYRTYQKLQKLPLVRQGRNKSGFISDTKNIRLNPYQILAYRTIGLNRANSQNVGLESTYDSTLKGTPGKRLVRFIAGGVAVPVDPSADIEPKNGNDIITTIDTHIQEITENALMKMMIGNQATHGCAIVMEVKTGKIKAIANLGRTSSGTYWENYNYAVTPTEPGSIFKLATMLSLLEDKKTTLDAPINLEGGHWFINGRTVNDAESHGNVDNVKQAFEVSSNVGMAKLVYNAYKDYPMQFINHLIKLGLDSLTGIDIAGERHPFIYTPSSKLWSATTLPWMAFGYNTLISPLGITMLYNAIANNGTMMKPYLVSDITSGGNVIKHIDSVVLRQVADSNVVKQLQSCLYGVCNDPHGTGYTLLKGLPFKLCGKTGTALVADGAKGYADKIYQAAFAGYFPADDPQYTCVVEIVNKPHAANYYGASVAGPVFKEIAERLYTLYVRRNNKNRYAALDSLKQSNLAYSYTGSSYDFEDVANVLGIKYSSDITPNTPWARFYSDSSRTDKLSALTLTNGKQMPSLSGLGLKDALYVCESMGLRVNVKGFGRVSQQSISAGVTVEKGQVINIVLSI; encoded by the coding sequence ATGGATGTGAAACGCGACATATTATTTCGTGTATATATCTGCTTTATAGCAATTATACTCGTGTGCGTGGTCATTGTGGGCAAAGCTTTTTATATCCAGCAAGTGCAAGGAAATTACTGGGAAGGTATGAGCGACAGTCTGCATCAGAAAATACAGGAAATAGATGCAAACCGCGGAACAATTTATAGTGACAACGGACAAATGCTCAGTACGAGTATACCTGAGTTTGATATTTATATAGACTTTGGTGCAGATGGTTTAAGAGAGAAAAACGGCAAACGTTTTAAAGAAAACGTAGATTCTCTCAGTATTGGGTTAGCGAATCTATTCAAAGATAAAACGGCAGATGCCTACAAGCAATTACTCATCAACGGCTATCAACATGCCTACCGCTATTTTCCATTAGAAAAAGGTATCTCTTACAGAACTTATCAAAAATTACAAAAGCTGCCATTAGTAAGACAGGGAAGAAATAAAAGCGGATTTATCTCTGATACAAAGAATATTCGTTTGAACCCTTATCAAATTTTAGCTTACCGCACAATTGGATTGAATAGAGCCAACTCGCAAAACGTAGGTCTTGAATCTACTTATGACTCAACGCTCAAAGGTACACCCGGAAAGCGATTGGTACGATTTATTGCAGGCGGCGTAGCAGTACCTGTTGACCCTTCTGCTGACATAGAACCTAAAAACGGAAATGATATCATTACTACCATAGATACCCATATTCAGGAAATTACAGAAAATGCCTTAATGAAAATGATGATAGGCAACCAAGCTACCCATGGTTGTGCGATAGTTATGGAAGTAAAAACCGGAAAAATAAAAGCCATCGCCAATCTGGGAAGAACAAGTAGCGGGACCTATTGGGAAAACTATAATTATGCAGTAACGCCTACTGAACCCGGCTCTATCTTTAAATTGGCTACGATGCTTTCTTTGTTGGAAGATAAAAAAACAACCTTGGATGCGCCTATCAATTTAGAAGGGGGGCACTGGTTTATAAATGGTAGAACGGTAAACGACGCAGAAAGCCACGGCAACGTTGACAATGTAAAACAGGCCTTTGAAGTAAGCTCTAATGTAGGGATGGCAAAACTGGTTTACAATGCTTATAAGGACTATCCCATGCAGTTTATCAACCATCTTATAAAACTCGGACTGGATAGTCTCACTGGCATAGATATAGCGGGGGAAAGACATCCATTTATTTATACACCCAGTAGTAAACTTTGGAGTGCTACAACGCTTCCTTGGATGGCTTTTGGCTACAATACACTTATCTCGCCATTGGGTATCACCATGTTATATAACGCTATTGCAAATAACGGCACTATGATGAAACCATATTTAGTCTCAGATATAACTTCGGGTGGCAATGTGATAAAACACATAGATTCGGTGGTTCTTCGTCAAGTAGCTGACTCCAATGTTGTGAAACAATTACAATCATGTTTATATGGCGTATGCAACGATCCACACGGAACAGGTTATACTTTATTAAAGGGTTTACCCTTTAAATTATGTGGCAAAACAGGCACAGCTCTGGTCGCTGATGGAGCTAAAGGCTATGCAGATAAAATATACCAGGCAGCTTTTGCCGGGTATTTCCCCGCTGATGACCCCCAATATACTTGTGTAGTAGAGATCGTAAACAAGCCACATGCCGCTAATTATTATGGCGCTAGTGTCGCCGGTCCGGTATTTAAAGAAATAGCAGAACGTCTTTATACGCTGTATGTACGACGCAACAATAAAAATCGATATGCAGCATTAGATAGTTTAAAACAATCAAATCTGGCATATAGTTATACAGGTTCATCCTACGATTTCGAAGACGTTGCAAACGTTCTTGGCATAAAATATAGTTCAGATATTACTCCAAATACACCTTGGGCAAGATTTTACAGCGATAGTAGTCGTACAGATAAATTATCAGCATTGACCTTAACCAATGGTAAGCAGATGCCAAGTCTATCCGGACTAGGCTTAAAGGATGCCTTATATGTTTGCGAAAGCATGGGACTAAGGGTTAATGTAAAAGGCTTCGGTCGGGTTAGCCAACAATCTATTAGTGCGGGTGTAACAGTAGAAAAGGGACAAGTTATAAATATAGTATTAAGTATATAA
- the mraY gene encoding phospho-N-acetylmuramoyl-pentapeptide-transferase — protein sequence MLYSLFTWLKHEFDLSGAGLFQFITFRAALAILLSLFIATVYGKRIINYLSKKQIGESVRELGLAGETQKKGTPTMGGIIILLAILIPTLLLADLSKVYVRLMLLCTVWLGVIGFLDDYLKIKARKAALKKGENYKKKDKDGLAGTSKIIGQVGLGIIIGATLYFNQNVAMEREVLPISTNSNEVVKVNNPNEVIHKVNGVDRKYVRVHQPITTIPFVKDHEFNYTRLISWIGPGAEKYSWIIYILAVTFIITAVSNGANITDGLDGLAAGVSALIGVGLGIFVYVSGNYQIAGYLNIMYIPNLGELSIFISAFVGGCIGFLWYNAYPAQVFMGDTGSLALGGIIASLAIIVRKELLIPIFCGVFLIENLSVIIQVFYFKYTKKKYGEGRRIFLMSPLHHHYQKKGFHESKIAIRFWIITVLLVVFAIATLKMR from the coding sequence ATGTTATACAGTTTGTTTACATGGCTGAAGCATGAGTTTGATTTGTCGGGGGCCGGGTTATTTCAATTCATTACCTTCCGCGCTGCTTTAGCAATCCTATTATCGTTGTTTATTGCGACGGTATATGGCAAACGTATTATCAATTATTTATCTAAAAAGCAAATTGGAGAGAGTGTTCGGGAATTAGGCTTGGCGGGCGAAACACAGAAAAAAGGAACGCCAACAATGGGTGGAATTATTATTCTATTAGCCATTTTAATACCCACTTTACTGCTGGCTGATTTAAGCAAAGTGTATGTACGCCTTATGCTACTATGTACGGTATGGCTAGGTGTAATAGGATTTCTGGACGATTATTTAAAAATAAAAGCTAGAAAAGCTGCTCTAAAGAAAGGAGAGAATTACAAGAAAAAAGATAAAGACGGATTAGCGGGTACCTCAAAAATAATTGGTCAAGTCGGCTTAGGGATTATCATTGGTGCCACTTTATATTTCAATCAAAATGTGGCTATGGAACGTGAAGTTTTACCTATTTCCACTAACAGCAACGAAGTAGTGAAAGTAAACAATCCCAATGAAGTTATCCATAAAGTAAATGGTGTCGATCGAAAATACGTGCGTGTACATCAGCCCATTACAACGATTCCATTTGTAAAAGATCATGAATTTAATTATACACGTTTGATCAGCTGGATAGGCCCTGGGGCAGAAAAATATTCTTGGATTATTTATATTCTAGCGGTCACATTTATCATTACTGCTGTCTCCAACGGTGCGAATATAACAGATGGCCTGGATGGACTAGCTGCTGGTGTGAGTGCACTTATTGGCGTAGGCTTGGGCATTTTTGTGTACGTATCAGGCAACTACCAAATTGCAGGTTATTTAAACATTATGTACATCCCAAATCTTGGTGAGCTATCTATTTTCATCAGTGCTTTTGTTGGAGGTTGCATTGGCTTTCTTTGGTACAATGCCTATCCGGCACAAGTGTTCATGGGCGATACGGGGAGTTTAGCATTAGGTGGAATCATTGCATCATTGGCCATTATTGTTAGAAAAGAATTGTTGATACCTATTTTCTGCGGTGTGTTTTTAATTGAAAACTTAAGCGTCATCATTCAGGTCTTTTATTTTAAATATACCAAGAAAAAATATGGTGAGGGGAGGCGTATATTCTTAATGAGCCCATTGCATCATCATTATCAAAAGAAAGGGTTTCACGAAAGTAAAATAGCGATACGTTTTTGGATCATTACCGTATTATTGGTTGTATTTGCTATCGCAACACTTAAAATGAGATAA
- a CDS encoding geranylgeranylglyceryl/heptaprenylglyceryl phosphate synthase encodes MDQHIYQQIVERKQNRQKSFAVLIDPDKMHKNDIEKIVSQAIEAKVDYFFVGGSLVVVNTVNENIQQIKANCTIPVILFPGAPSQVSCYADALFFLSLISGRNADLLIGQHVLSAPMIKQSGLEIIPTGYMVIDGGAPTSVSYIANTAPIPADKNDIALCTAMAGEMLGLKLIYMDAGSGALNPINVKMIERVSQNINVPLVVGGGITTPEKAVANCKAGADVIVVGNAIEKDISLIKEISTAIHAV; translated from the coding sequence ATGGATCAGCATATTTATCAGCAAATTGTTGAGCGGAAACAAAATCGACAAAAATCTTTTGCCGTGTTGATAGACCCGGATAAAATGCATAAGAATGATATTGAAAAAATTGTATCGCAGGCCATAGAAGCCAAGGTGGATTATTTTTTTGTAGGTGGGAGTTTGGTTGTTGTGAATACGGTGAACGAGAATATTCAACAAATAAAGGCCAACTGTACAATACCTGTTATTTTGTTTCCAGGTGCGCCATCACAGGTTTCTTGCTATGCAGATGCATTATTTTTTCTTTCTTTAATTTCCGGTAGAAATGCGGATTTGTTAATAGGTCAGCATGTACTAAGTGCGCCGATGATTAAACAAAGTGGCTTAGAAATTATCCCTACAGGTTATATGGTCATAGATGGTGGCGCACCAACATCAGTTTCTTATATTGCCAATACAGCCCCCATTCCTGCAGATAAAAATGACATTGCTCTATGCACAGCCATGGCGGGAGAAATGTTGGGATTGAAACTGATTTATATGGATGCCGGTAGTGGTGCATTAAACCCCATAAATGTAAAAATGATTGAGCGTGTTTCACAAAACATTAATGTGCCGCTTGTCGTAGGAGGAGGAATTACAACACCTGAGAAAGCAGTAGCCAACTGTAAAGCCGGTGCTGATGTAATTGTTGTAGGTAATGCTATTGAAAAAGATATTTCTTTGATTAAAGAAATAAGCACAGCAATACATGCTGTTTAG
- a CDS encoding FtsL-like putative cell division protein produces MKEKMNEKKKLKTSFKKMVNYDWIVKNIGFFLFLASLTILYIANGHWADKAIRDISKTNSQIKDLQFEYKTLKSELMFQTRESELVKAVEAKGLKIGETPPIHIHLEKERSKDN; encoded by the coding sequence ATGAAGGAGAAGATGAATGAAAAAAAGAAATTAAAGACATCCTTTAAAAAGATGGTGAACTATGATTGGATTGTCAAGAACATTGGCTTCTTTTTATTCCTGGCTTCATTAACTATCCTATATATAGCCAATGGACATTGGGCAGATAAAGCCATCAGAGATATTAGCAAAACAAATTCGCAAATTAAAGATTTACAATTTGAGTACAAAACGCTAAAAAGTGAATTGATGTTTCAAACACGTGAATCAGAACTGGTAAAGGCTGTGGAAGCTAAAGGTCTAAAAATTGGCGAAACACCTCCAATCCATATTCATTTAGAAAAAGAAAGAAGTAAAGACAATTAA
- a CDS encoding 5-(carboxyamino)imidazole ribonucleotide synthase produces the protein MQKIGILGGGQLGRMLLQASANYVVETYVLENDSDAPAAHLCHHFTKGDIRNYDDVFNFGKDLDAITIEIESVNVEALEALEKHGVRVYPKPSAIRIIKNKIKQKEFYKESEIPSPTFIITQNKEELLKLEDFLPAVHKLGEGGYDGKGVEVIRSKEKIDKGFDTPAVLEKMVEIEKEIAIIVAKNDAGELAIFPAVEMLFDQRLNLLDFQISPARIEKNILWKAEAMAQKVVECLHSPGLFAVELFIDRDKNVWVNETAPRVHNSGHHTIEANYCSQYDMLWRIMLQYPLGNTAPIIHSSIVNILGAEGFSGEAKYDGLGEVLKMDNVFVHLYGKALTKPGRKMGHVTILSNEPQELIYKANKIKNILKVVS, from the coding sequence ATGCAGAAAATAGGAATACTAGGGGGTGGACAATTAGGGAGAATGTTGTTACAAGCATCTGCCAACTATGTTGTGGAAACTTATGTTTTAGAAAACGACTCAGATGCACCGGCCGCACATCTATGTCATCATTTTACAAAAGGCGATATTCGCAATTATGATGATGTGTTTAATTTCGGAAAAGATTTAGATGCCATCACTATTGAGATAGAATCGGTAAATGTGGAAGCATTAGAAGCATTAGAAAAACATGGCGTACGCGTATATCCTAAACCATCCGCTATCCGTATTATAAAAAATAAGATTAAACAAAAAGAGTTTTATAAAGAAAGTGAAATCCCTTCCCCTACATTTATCATTACCCAAAACAAGGAAGAATTATTGAAGCTGGAAGATTTCTTACCTGCAGTACACAAGTTGGGCGAAGGCGGTTACGATGGGAAAGGCGTGGAAGTTATTCGTTCCAAAGAAAAGATAGACAAAGGTTTTGACACACCCGCCGTTTTAGAAAAAATGGTGGAAATAGAAAAAGAAATCGCCATTATTGTAGCAAAAAATGATGCAGGTGAATTAGCTATTTTTCCCGCGGTAGAAATGCTGTTTGATCAAAGATTAAACCTGCTTGATTTTCAAATTTCTCCGGCAAGAATAGAAAAGAACATCTTATGGAAGGCCGAAGCTATGGCGCAGAAAGTAGTTGAATGCCTGCATAGCCCCGGATTATTTGCCGTAGAATTGTTCATCGACCGGGACAAAAATGTATGGGTAAACGAAACGGCTCCTCGTGTTCACAATAGCGGGCATCATACGATCGAAGCAAATTATTGTAGTCAATATGATATGCTTTGGCGCATTATGCTGCAATATCCTTTAGGAAATACAGCACCAATTATCCACTCTTCTATTGTAAATATTTTAGGTGCAGAAGGTTTTTCCGGTGAAGCTAAATACGATGGCCTAGGTGAAGTGTTGAAAATGGACAATGTATTTGTACACTTATATGGCAAAGCACTAACCAAACCTGGTCGCAAAATGGGGCACGTTACTATCTTAAGCAACGAACCGCAAGAGCTAATTTACAAGGCTAACAAAATAAAAAATATATTAAAAGTAGTCAGCTAG